In Synechococcus sp. CB0101, a genomic segment contains:
- a CDS encoding DUF3370 domain-containing protein: MILPLLLAATPAAATPAAPAPPAPILRRQTVAPLPGQLDGVLVVNDNNPELISGPGILLSTFPTAGRPQPDAHLDVALNGRFDLFSHHVYAGKPDSLDSTLWLAVVAEPRGSQPVSLQLLGGSTALSQATDKQQPEAPFLPLPALMPQDGHVYSGPGSRVATELLARQRNKLLPDRWTLEPGRVSTLIVLPLPVKGLDPLLNGRNLQLRLQSSGPLSLATLAAYGSGDQPPAAESWAQLLNGGLSPKEHQPTPRGASGRMVYSRVSGVQIGSVWSGTITDPGKPYLAASSAPISWPIASLERGSLGTGQVQTAELKAFYPGTAWAAHGNYGVEYNLSIPLRNTSSKPVQLELAFESPLKSDTAQGGLRFNPQPGKSVMFRGSVETTGLDNSSGQAGGRRSFHLVQRVGQEGPALGTVSLAPGASRDLRVRLIYPADATPPQVLSLVPVKQSPDQPASSH, from the coding sequence ATGATCCTGCCCCTGCTGCTGGCGGCCACTCCGGCTGCCGCCACCCCTGCGGCCCCAGCACCGCCGGCGCCGATTCTGCGCCGCCAGACCGTTGCGCCCCTACCAGGGCAGCTCGATGGGGTGCTGGTGGTGAACGACAACAACCCGGAGCTGATCAGCGGGCCGGGGATCCTGCTGTCCACCTTCCCCACGGCCGGCCGGCCGCAGCCGGACGCCCATCTGGATGTGGCCCTGAACGGACGCTTCGATCTGTTCAGCCACCACGTGTATGCCGGCAAGCCGGACAGCCTCGATTCGACCCTATGGCTGGCGGTGGTGGCCGAACCGCGCGGGAGCCAGCCGGTGTCATTGCAACTGCTGGGCGGCTCCACGGCGCTGTCGCAGGCCACCGACAAGCAGCAGCCCGAGGCGCCCTTTTTGCCCCTGCCTGCGCTGATGCCCCAGGACGGGCATGTGTACAGCGGACCTGGCAGCCGCGTGGCCACCGAACTGCTGGCCCGCCAACGCAACAAGCTGCTGCCCGATCGTTGGACTCTGGAACCTGGCCGCGTCAGCACGCTGATCGTGCTGCCATTACCGGTGAAAGGCCTCGACCCCCTGCTCAACGGCCGCAACCTACAGCTCCGCCTACAGAGCTCCGGCCCCCTCAGCCTGGCCACCCTGGCGGCCTACGGCAGCGGTGATCAGCCCCCGGCAGCGGAGTCTTGGGCTCAGCTGCTCAACGGTGGCCTGAGCCCCAAGGAGCATCAGCCCACCCCTCGCGGTGCCAGCGGCCGCATGGTGTATTCCCGCGTCAGCGGCGTGCAGATCGGCAGCGTGTGGAGCGGCACAATCACCGATCCGGGCAAGCCCTATCTGGCCGCCAGCAGCGCGCCGATCTCCTGGCCAATCGCCTCGCTGGAGCGGGGGAGCCTGGGCACCGGCCAGGTGCAGACCGCTGAGCTGAAAGCCTTCTATCCCGGCACAGCCTGGGCCGCCCACGGCAACTACGGCGTGGAATACAACCTCTCCATCCCGCTACGCAACACCAGCAGCAAACCGGTGCAACTGGAACTGGCGTTTGAATCACCGCTGAAAAGCGACACAGCCCAGGGGGGCCTGCGCTTCAATCCCCAACCCGGCAAATCGGTGATGTTCCGCGGCAGCGTGGAAACCACTGGGCTCGACAACAGCAGCGGCCAGGCCGGCGGGCGGCGCAGCTTCCACCTGGTGCAACGGGTGGGGCAAGAGGGACCGGCCCTCGGCACGGTGAGCCTGGCGCCCGGGGCCAGCCGTGATCTGCGGGTGCGCCTGATCTACCCGGCCGATGCCACACCGCCGCAGGTGCTGAGCCTGGTGCCTGTGAAACAATCCCCAGACCAGCCAGCCTCCTCTCACTGA
- the bchI gene encoding magnesium chelatase ATPase subunit I, translating to MMQARKRRVFPFTAIVGQEEMKLALLLNVIDPRIGGVMIMGDRGTGKSTTIRALADLLPEIDVVAGDPYNSSPADPDLQSSEVRQRAEHGEQLPTEKRQVPMVDLPLGATEDRLCGTIDIEKALSEGVRAFEPGLLAKANRGLLYVDEVNLLDDHLVDVLLDSAASGWNTVEREGVSVRHPARFVLIGSGNPEEGELRPQLLDRFGMSVEVRTVRDPELRVQVVDQRTAFDNDPDGFNNAVQTTQDGLQARVVEAQNRLPHVQIDDDLRIRISAICGELDVDGLRGDIVTNRAARALAAFEGRTEVTEDDVARVAACCLRHRLRKDPLEQIDSGDRVVKVFCKVFERPESSDRGAFELALAA from the coding sequence CTGATGCAAGCCCGCAAGCGCAGGGTCTTCCCCTTCACCGCCATCGTGGGTCAGGAGGAGATGAAGCTCGCCCTGCTGCTCAACGTGATCGATCCGCGCATTGGCGGCGTGATGATCATGGGCGACCGCGGCACCGGCAAGAGCACCACGATCCGCGCCCTGGCTGATCTGCTACCCGAGATCGACGTGGTGGCGGGCGACCCCTACAACAGCTCCCCCGCCGACCCCGACCTGCAGAGCAGCGAGGTGCGCCAGCGGGCCGAGCACGGCGAACAGTTGCCCACCGAGAAGCGCCAGGTGCCGATGGTGGACCTGCCCCTGGGCGCCACCGAAGACCGCCTCTGCGGCACCATCGATATTGAGAAAGCGCTCAGCGAAGGCGTGCGGGCGTTTGAGCCCGGCCTGCTGGCCAAGGCCAACCGCGGCCTGCTGTATGTGGATGAGGTGAACCTGCTGGACGACCACCTGGTGGACGTGCTGCTGGATTCGGCCGCCTCCGGCTGGAACACGGTGGAGCGTGAAGGCGTGAGCGTGCGCCACCCGGCCCGCTTCGTGCTGATCGGCTCCGGCAACCCCGAGGAAGGCGAACTGCGCCCGCAGCTGCTGGATCGTTTCGGCATGAGCGTGGAGGTGCGCACCGTGCGTGATCCCGAACTGCGCGTGCAGGTGGTGGATCAGCGCACCGCGTTCGACAACGACCCCGACGGCTTCAACAACGCCGTGCAAACCACCCAGGACGGGCTGCAGGCCCGGGTGGTGGAGGCGCAGAACCGTCTGCCCCACGTGCAGATCGACGACGACCTGCGCATCCGCATCTCTGCCATCTGCGGTGAGCTCGATGTGGACGGCCTGCGCGGCGACATCGTGACCAACCGCGCCGCCCGCGCTCTGGCTGCCTTCGAGGGCCGCACCGAGGTCACCGAAGACGACGTGGCCCGCGTGGCCGCCTGCTGCTTGCGGCACCGCCTGCGCAAGGACCCCCTCGAGCAGATCGACTCCGGCGACCGCGTGGTGAAGGTGTTCTGCAAGGTGTTCGAGCGCCCTGAATCCAGCGACCGCGGCGCCTTCGAACTGGCGCTGGCGGCCTGA
- the ruvC gene encoding crossover junction endodeoxyribonuclease RuvC, translating into MVILGIDPGLARVGYGLIEVEGTPGRGQQRLLDCGIIRTDPGRSEGERMVEIARDLRQLIRAWQPQLAVVEKFFFYRSSTTISVVQARGVLMMTLARFQIPVVEFPPMQIKLALAGHGHAEKDDVLAAVMRELNLDTPPRPDDAADALAAALTGWFQR; encoded by the coding sequence ATGGTGATCCTCGGCATTGACCCCGGCCTGGCCCGGGTGGGCTACGGCCTGATTGAGGTGGAGGGCACCCCGGGCCGGGGGCAGCAGCGGTTGCTGGATTGCGGGATCATCCGCACCGACCCCGGCCGCAGCGAAGGGGAGCGGATGGTGGAGATCGCCCGCGACCTGCGCCAGCTGATCCGCGCCTGGCAGCCCCAGCTGGCGGTGGTGGAGAAGTTTTTCTTCTATCGCTCCAGCACCACGATTTCGGTGGTGCAGGCGCGCGGGGTGCTGATGATGACCCTGGCGCGCTTCCAGATCCCGGTGGTGGAATTTCCGCCGATGCAGATCAAGCTGGCCCTCGCCGGTCATGGCCACGCTGAGAAAGACGACGTGTTGGCCGCTGTGATGCGCGAGCTCAACCTCGACACCCCGCCCCGGCCTGACGATGCGGCCGATGCGCTGGCGGCGGCTCTGACCGGGTGGTTCCAGCGATGA
- a CDS encoding 5-formyltetrahydrofolate cyclo-ligase, whose translation MTEAPADHTKAEWRRRYRSHRLKHLPAAEPGLQQAALGLAAHLDGEQRLGIYWPLAGEADLRPLAEHPSLQQRLALPRIAEGQLRYRPWQLGDDLSPDDTRIPSPTQGPDLEARALGLLLAPALAFDAAGIRLGYGGGWFDRLRCDPHWGSIPALAVLPAACLVSALPRDAWDVPFPGWLDERGIHWLQAVESSASSSRH comes from the coding sequence ATGACGGAAGCCCCGGCCGACCACACCAAAGCGGAGTGGCGCCGGCGCTATCGCAGCCACCGGCTGAAGCACCTGCCCGCTGCCGAGCCAGGCCTGCAGCAAGCCGCCCTGGGGCTGGCGGCGCACCTCGATGGTGAGCAGCGGCTCGGGATCTATTGGCCACTAGCGGGCGAGGCCGACCTGCGCCCGCTAGCCGAGCACCCCTCGCTGCAGCAGCGCCTGGCGCTGCCACGCATTGCCGAGGGGCAGCTGCGCTATCGCCCCTGGCAGCTGGGGGATGACCTCAGCCCCGACGACACCCGCATCCCCTCTCCAACGCAAGGCCCCGATCTCGAAGCCAGGGCTCTGGGGCTGCTGCTGGCGCCAGCCCTGGCCTTCGACGCAGCCGGGATCCGGCTGGGCTACGGCGGCGGCTGGTTTGATCGCCTGCGCTGCGATCCCCACTGGGGATCGATCCCCGCCCTGGCGGTGCTGCCCGCGGCGTGCCTAGTGTCCGCACTACCCCGCGATGCCTGGGATGTGCCCTTCCCGGGGTGGCTGGATGAACGGGGCATCCATTGGTTGCAAGCTGTTGAGAGCTCCGCCTCGTCCTCGCGCCACTGA
- a CDS encoding SufE family protein gives MATGSEKLDQIVERLKSTADPKRRYEYVLWLAKKLEPLPEEFRNDAFKVKGCVSQVYVVGQLVDGKLHWQGDSDAAITKGLLALLIEGLEGLEPGAAAGIDPGFLSETGLQASLTPSRANGFLNILKLMQAQASALAAG, from the coding sequence ATGGCTACAGGCAGCGAGAAGCTCGATCAGATCGTTGAACGCCTCAAAAGCACCGCCGACCCGAAGCGGCGCTACGAATACGTGCTGTGGCTGGCGAAGAAGCTCGAGCCTCTGCCGGAGGAATTCCGCAACGACGCCTTCAAGGTGAAGGGCTGCGTGTCGCAGGTGTACGTGGTGGGGCAGTTGGTGGATGGGAAGCTGCACTGGCAGGGCGATTCCGACGCGGCCATCACCAAAGGCCTACTGGCGCTGTTGATCGAGGGGCTCGAAGGGCTTGAGCCCGGCGCTGCAGCTGGAATCGATCCCGGTTTCCTCAGCGAAACCGGCCTGCAGGCCAGCCTCACCCCTTCAAGGGCCAATGGCTTCCTCAACATCCTCAAATTGATGCAGGCTCAGGCCAGTGCCCTCGCGGCTGGCTGA
- a CDS encoding homoserine dehydrogenase — MTIGIGLLGLGTVGAGVAEILLNPQGRHPLVGQLALKRVAVRDLNRPRPVELPADVLCTDPQQVVNDPAVDIVVEVMGGLEPARSLILAAIAAGKPVVTANKAVIARYGEEIAAAAAERGVYVLIEAAVGGGIPIIEPLKQSLGGNRIQRVSGIINGTTNYILSRMADEGAAYGDVLADAQRLGYAEADPAADVEGGDAADKIAILSGLAYGGSIERSAIPTEGINRLDARDVNYAAQLGYVVKLVATAQFLGTDADDTVQLDVRVSPTLLPKDHPLAGVHGVNNAILVEGDPVGRVMFYGPGAGAGPTASAVVADILNIAGIREATGQGGGLDPLLAASRWRSCRLVDPGQTQHRNYLRLQTGDQAGVIGRIGSCFGDQGVSIRSIVQFETSGDSNDAEIVVITHEVQEANFRRALAAITALPDVKAVAACLRTL, encoded by the coding sequence ATGACCATCGGCATCGGCTTGCTCGGGCTTGGCACGGTGGGAGCAGGCGTGGCCGAGATCCTGCTCAACCCTCAGGGCCGCCATCCGCTGGTGGGGCAGTTGGCGCTCAAACGCGTCGCCGTGCGCGATCTGAACCGCCCGCGGCCGGTTGAACTGCCCGCCGACGTTCTCTGCACCGATCCCCAGCAGGTGGTGAATGACCCTGCTGTCGACATCGTGGTGGAGGTGATGGGTGGCCTCGAGCCGGCCCGCAGCCTGATCCTGGCCGCCATCGCCGCCGGCAAACCGGTGGTGACCGCCAACAAAGCCGTGATCGCCCGCTACGGCGAAGAGATCGCTGCCGCGGCCGCCGAACGCGGCGTGTACGTGCTGATCGAAGCGGCCGTGGGCGGCGGCATCCCGATCATCGAACCGCTCAAACAATCCCTGGGTGGCAACCGCATCCAGCGGGTGAGCGGCATCATCAACGGCACCACCAACTACATCCTCAGCCGCATGGCGGATGAGGGCGCTGCCTACGGCGATGTGCTGGCTGATGCCCAGCGCCTGGGCTATGCCGAAGCCGATCCCGCCGCCGACGTGGAAGGCGGAGATGCCGCCGACAAGATCGCGATCCTCTCGGGCCTGGCCTACGGCGGTTCGATCGAACGCAGCGCCATCCCCACTGAAGGCATCAACCGCCTCGATGCCCGTGATGTGAACTACGCCGCCCAGCTGGGCTACGTGGTGAAACTCGTGGCCACCGCCCAGTTCCTCGGCACCGACGCCGATGACACGGTGCAGCTTGATGTGCGCGTCAGCCCCACCCTGCTCCCCAAAGACCACCCCCTGGCCGGGGTGCATGGGGTGAACAACGCCATCCTGGTGGAGGGGGATCCCGTGGGTCGCGTGATGTTCTACGGCCCTGGCGCCGGTGCAGGGCCCACCGCCTCCGCTGTGGTGGCCGACATCCTCAACATCGCCGGCATTCGCGAGGCCACTGGCCAGGGCGGCGGCCTTGATCCGCTGCTGGCGGCCAGCCGCTGGCGCAGCTGCCGCCTGGTGGATCCCGGCCAAACGCAGCACCGCAACTACCTGCGCCTGCAAACCGGTGATCAAGCCGGTGTAATCGGCCGGATTGGAAGCTGTTTTGGCGATCAGGGGGTGTCGATCCGCTCGATCGTGCAGTTCGAAACCAGCGGCGACAGCAATGACGCCGAGATCGTGGTGATCACCCACGAGGTGCAGGAGGCCAACTTCCGCCGGGCCCTGGCGGCAATCACAGCCCTGCCGGACGTGAAAGCCGTGGCGGCCTGCTTGCGCACCCTCTGA
- a CDS encoding ABC transporter substrate-binding protein: MTSRLLFRTALATLLPAVALLAGCQHPHPPGQLVVASKSTLASVDPIDITGTAGLQLLSAIGDPLYATDAGGELQPRLAAAPPQISPDGRIARIPLRRDVLFHDGSRFDAAAMVFSLERFRSLAKMGYLLDDRISGVRASGPYELELQLKRPYSALPALLSSISLTPLSPKAYQQHRNRSLADRFVGTGPYRLVSSTPQKQTLLPFARYWGPAPSNSGIHLVTLSNSTALFGALVSGEVDVLMSSGMESDQQRALAQRARQGRLVEGIGPAGEIGYLTLLSDRPPFDQLPLRQAVAHSLDRELISERVSYGIRAPLRSLVPPPLAGSTPPAWPTYHPGRARELYQQAGYCRGRRFTLPLTFRSNVPADKLFALTWKAQLERDLGDCVQLEVTGVESTTAYRQVADGAFPMIFFDWSADFPDPDIYLAPMLACNKAKGAQCLEGNAAAAGSFWSAPGLQANLEASERLSGAARLPLLLELQQRAAAGAAYIPVWQVAPRAWAQPSLQRPVFDGSGRLVLQALSVR, translated from the coding sequence TTGACCAGCCGCCTCCTGTTCCGCACGGCCCTGGCGACGCTCCTGCCGGCCGTCGCTTTGCTGGCCGGTTGCCAGCACCCTCACCCCCCCGGGCAGTTGGTGGTGGCCAGCAAAAGCACGCTGGCCTCCGTTGACCCGATTGACATCACCGGCACCGCAGGCCTGCAGCTGCTCAGCGCCATTGGTGATCCCCTCTACGCCACAGACGCAGGCGGCGAGCTGCAGCCCCGCCTGGCCGCTGCACCACCCCAGATCAGCCCGGATGGGCGCATCGCCCGGATTCCGCTGCGGCGCGATGTGCTGTTCCACGACGGCAGCCGCTTCGATGCCGCCGCGATGGTGTTCAGCCTCGAGCGCTTCCGCAGCCTCGCGAAGATGGGCTACCTGCTCGATGACCGCATCAGCGGCGTGCGGGCCAGTGGCCCCTACGAACTGGAGCTGCAGCTGAAGCGGCCCTACAGCGCGCTGCCGGCGCTGCTCAGCTCGATCAGCCTCACGCCGCTCTCCCCCAAGGCCTACCAGCAACACCGCAACCGTTCCCTGGCGGATCGCTTTGTGGGCACGGGCCCCTACCGGCTGGTGAGCAGCACCCCCCAGAAACAAACCCTGCTCCCCTTCGCGCGCTACTGGGGGCCGGCGCCGAGTAACAGCGGCATCCACCTGGTGACCCTCAGCAACTCCACCGCGCTGTTCGGAGCGCTGGTGAGCGGCGAGGTGGATGTGCTGATGTCGAGCGGCATGGAGAGCGACCAGCAGCGGGCCCTGGCACAACGGGCGCGGCAGGGCCGGTTGGTGGAGGGCATTGGCCCTGCTGGGGAAATCGGTTACCTCACGCTGCTGAGCGATCGTCCGCCCTTCGATCAGCTGCCCTTGCGCCAGGCGGTGGCCCACAGCCTCGATCGTGAGCTGATCAGCGAACGGGTGAGCTACGGCATCCGCGCGCCGCTGCGCTCCCTGGTGCCACCGCCCCTGGCGGGCTCAACACCCCCGGCCTGGCCGACCTACCACCCGGGGCGGGCGCGTGAGCTCTATCAACAGGCCGGCTATTGCCGAGGCCGGCGCTTCACCCTGCCGCTCACCTTCCGCTCGAACGTGCCGGCCGACAAGCTGTTTGCCCTCACCTGGAAAGCCCAGCTGGAGCGCGACCTGGGCGATTGCGTGCAGCTGGAGGTCACGGGGGTGGAATCCACCACGGCTTACCGCCAGGTGGCCGATGGCGCCTTCCCGATGATCTTTTTCGACTGGAGCGCCGACTTCCCCGATCCCGACATCTACCTGGCCCCGATGTTGGCCTGCAACAAGGCCAAGGGCGCGCAGTGCCTGGAGGGCAACGCCGCCGCGGCCGGCAGCTTCTGGAGTGCCCCTGGCCTGCAGGCCAACCTGGAGGCCAGCGAGCGCCTCTCCGGCGCGGCGCGGCTTCCCCTGCTGCTCGAGCTGCAGCAGCGCGCCGCGGCGGGGGCCGCCTACATCCCGGTGTGGCAGGTGGCGCCGCGGGCCTGGGCTCAACCAAGCCTGCAGCGCCCCGTGTTTGATGGCAGCGGTCGCCTGGTGCTGCAGGCCCTGAGTGTTCGATGA
- a CDS encoding ABC transporter permease translates to MSRRRHLLRYLASRLALVPLMLWLIASLVFLLLRVAPGDPIDALLGMRAPPEARAALRAQLGLDQPLPVQYGRYLMDLLHGQLGDSLTNNEPVTAVIGHSLPASLELGVVALLIAALVGLAVGFSGVARPEGKTDLAGRLYGIGTYALPPFWAAMVMQLVFAVWLGWLPVGGRFPATLVPPSGTGFYLLDSLLAGSSQQFWGAMRHLVLPASTLGLLLSGVFANALRLNLRRALDSDYVEAARSRGLSERRVVLRHALPNALLPVLTITGITVASLIGGALLIEVTYSWPGVAFRLQEAIGQRDYPVVQGIVVVVAALVVAVSVLVDLLVALLDPRVSF, encoded by the coding sequence ATGAGTCGCCGCCGTCACCTGCTGCGTTATCTGGCCAGCCGCCTGGCGCTGGTGCCGCTGATGCTGTGGCTGATCGCCAGCCTGGTGTTCCTGCTATTGCGAGTAGCACCGGGGGATCCGATCGATGCCCTGCTGGGCATGCGCGCCCCACCGGAAGCGCGGGCAGCGCTGCGGGCGCAACTGGGGCTGGATCAGCCGCTACCCGTGCAGTACGGCCGCTACCTGATGGATCTGCTGCACGGCCAGCTGGGCGACTCCCTCACCAACAACGAACCCGTCACCGCCGTGATCGGCCATAGCCTTCCCGCGAGCCTGGAGCTGGGCGTGGTGGCCCTGCTGATCGCGGCGCTGGTGGGGCTGGCGGTGGGCTTCAGCGGTGTCGCCAGGCCAGAGGGCAAAACCGATCTGGCGGGCCGGCTCTACGGCATCGGCACCTATGCCCTGCCGCCCTTCTGGGCGGCGATGGTGATGCAGTTGGTTTTTGCCGTATGGCTGGGCTGGCTACCGGTGGGGGGCCGCTTCCCCGCCACCCTGGTGCCGCCCAGTGGCACTGGTTTCTATCTGCTCGACAGCCTGCTAGCGGGCAGCAGCCAGCAGTTCTGGGGGGCCATGCGCCATCTGGTGCTGCCAGCCTCCACCCTGGGTCTGCTGCTCAGCGGCGTGTTTGCCAACGCCCTGCGGCTCAACCTGCGCCGCGCCCTCGATTCCGACTACGTGGAGGCCGCCCGCAGCCGCGGTCTGAGCGAACGGCGGGTGGTGCTGCGCCATGCCCTGCCGAATGCCCTGCTGCCGGTGCTCACAATCACGGGCATCACGGTGGCATCGCTGATCGGCGGAGCCCTGTTGATTGAGGTCACCTACTCCTGGCCCGGCGTGGCCTTCCGGCTGCAGGAGGCCATCGGCCAGCGGGATTACCCGGTGGTGCAGGGGATTGTGGTGGTGGTGGCGGCCCTGGTGGTGGCCGTGAGCGTGCTGGTGGACCTGCTGGTGGCCCTGCTGGATCCGCGCGTCAGTTTCTGA
- a CDS encoding alpha/beta hydrolase, with translation MLRSLLAGLLWLSPARAAEELEVRLDGLRLPIDLVALEAWSDAPDAVDGDLRAWLDLLDPRGREQLRRVLRAPLVQDRSFAQQFLASWAGQRVLEELDQLISTEQGGSAGPLLFQTLQELLARQPQVTTIELLRAVPSRSLVLHLDGGLQLADQWRRQIEAQSEGLKALQQLRLRQVSQTWFSLSSETGAAAPPQRQRLQLKVPHRRQALELQIWPGSRRSWVLLSPGLGGSAAQLEWLAAGLQQRGWPVLLLDHPGSDERAVRELLEGRRPPPGAETLSDRVLDLQAVVRAVEQGSLPRLGDQVVLMGHSLGGLSSLLAAGLRPEAGLARRCDRALDGIPLTNLSRLLQCQLLDVRLPAPQPLAQPLQAVVSLNGFGSLLWPHRGLRALPAPVLLVGGSLDLITPPLGEQLQLFLRDRDHQSRLVLLEGGSHFSPVRIDRQEQALFQLGEEFVGVEPLRVQVLTLGLTADFLDALPKGVPPQRRQLGGVTAYVLNRRQAETWSNALRN, from the coding sequence GTGCTGCGCAGTCTGCTGGCTGGCCTGCTGTGGCTGAGCCCTGCCCGGGCCGCCGAAGAGCTTGAGGTGCGGCTCGATGGCTTGCGTCTGCCGATCGATCTGGTGGCGCTGGAAGCGTGGAGCGATGCACCGGATGCGGTCGACGGGGATCTGCGCGCCTGGCTCGATCTGCTCGATCCTCGCGGCCGTGAGCAGCTGCGGCGCGTGCTGCGGGCACCGCTGGTGCAAGACCGCTCCTTTGCCCAGCAGTTTCTGGCCAGCTGGGCCGGCCAAAGGGTGCTGGAAGAACTCGATCAGCTGATCAGCACCGAGCAGGGCGGCAGCGCCGGGCCACTGCTGTTTCAAACCCTGCAGGAATTGCTGGCGCGGCAGCCGCAGGTCACCACGATCGAGCTGCTACGGGCGGTACCCAGCCGGAGCCTGGTGCTGCATCTCGATGGGGGCCTCCAACTGGCGGACCAGTGGCGCCGACAGATTGAGGCGCAGAGCGAAGGGCTGAAGGCCCTGCAGCAGCTGCGCCTGCGGCAGGTGTCGCAGACCTGGTTCTCTCTCAGCAGCGAGACCGGCGCAGCCGCTCCGCCGCAGCGGCAGCGGCTGCAGCTCAAGGTGCCCCATCGCCGCCAGGCCCTGGAGCTGCAGATTTGGCCCGGCTCGCGCCGCAGCTGGGTGCTGCTGAGCCCGGGTCTCGGCGGTAGCGCTGCTCAGTTGGAATGGCTCGCCGCTGGGCTGCAGCAACGCGGGTGGCCCGTGCTGCTGCTGGATCACCCCGGCAGCGATGAGCGCGCGGTGCGGGAGTTGCTGGAGGGACGGCGCCCTCCGCCGGGGGCAGAAACCCTCAGTGATCGGGTGCTCGATTTGCAGGCGGTGGTGCGCGCGGTGGAGCAGGGCTCCCTGCCGCGGCTGGGGGATCAGGTGGTGTTGATGGGCCATTCGCTCGGAGGGCTCAGCAGCCTGCTGGCGGCTGGCCTCCGCCCGGAAGCGGGCCTGGCGCGCCGCTGTGACCGGGCCCTCGATGGCATTCCGCTCACCAACCTTTCGCGCCTGCTGCAATGCCAGCTGCTGGATGTGCGCTTGCCGGCTCCTCAGCCCCTGGCCCAGCCGTTGCAGGCGGTGGTGAGCCTCAATGGCTTCGGCAGCTTGCTCTGGCCCCATCGCGGTTTGCGCGCCTTGCCCGCACCGGTGCTGCTGGTGGGCGGCAGCCTGGATCTGATCACGCCTCCTTTGGGAGAGCAGCTGCAGCTGTTCCTGCGCGATCGAGATCACCAGAGCCGGCTGGTGTTGCTCGAGGGCGGTAGCCACTTTTCGCCCGTGCGTATTGATCGCCAGGAGCAGGCCCTGTTCCAGCTGGGTGAGGAGTTTGTGGGGGTGGAGCCCCTGCGGGTGCAGGTGCTCACCCTGGGGCTCACCGCCGATTTCCTCGATGCCCTGCCCAAGGGTGTGCCGCCGCAGCGGCGGCAGTTGGGGGGCGTGACCGCTTACGTGCTCAATCGCCGCCAGGCCGAAACCTGGAGCAACGCCCTCAGAAACTGA
- a CDS encoding MFS transporter, producing the protein MLSAGRQWWNQFPASLRELAMVRLVASFGAGGVLYLTPMVFHQADFTASQVGSGLAVAALAGTFGRFASGWLLDLGLSCGLPVLLAGLCGFLGDVLLMGAQQQQGYVAGQVLLGLAGGLYWPAVELAVPLCSTPMSSARGYALSRTADAGGVASGTLAGALLAQLGHLRGVYLVDMSAIVALTALLLWRPLPRALQAGRSGVPTIPLGQWLPALLPMLLLSVVATAIPALMQSAVPLDLVRGGLERDAQPEAISALLIGIPLAVLLLIQWPVGQAMARRSVAVGLGFSMVCFSGGTALLALSALTDHGIALVVLALMVLALGQAAFLPTSTEAVVELSPAGHGGLAMALFSQCFALSAFGAPLLAGLLLDGQGHGLVLWLLVALVCALCLLLIGPIRRRAHVKA; encoded by the coding sequence ATGCTGTCAGCGGGCCGGCAGTGGTGGAACCAGTTTCCCGCGTCGCTGCGGGAGCTCGCCATGGTGCGGCTGGTGGCGAGCTTCGGCGCAGGCGGGGTGCTGTATCTCACCCCGATGGTGTTTCACCAGGCGGATTTCACCGCCTCACAGGTGGGCAGTGGCCTGGCGGTCGCGGCCCTGGCGGGCACCTTCGGGCGCTTCGCCAGCGGCTGGTTGCTCGATTTGGGGCTGAGCTGCGGCCTGCCGGTGCTGCTGGCCGGGCTCTGCGGCTTCCTGGGCGATGTGCTGCTGATGGGTGCCCAGCAGCAGCAGGGCTATGTGGCCGGCCAGGTGCTGTTGGGCCTGGCGGGAGGGCTCTACTGGCCCGCCGTGGAACTGGCGGTGCCGCTCTGCTCAACGCCGATGTCCTCAGCGCGCGGCTACGCCCTGTCACGCACCGCTGATGCGGGTGGTGTGGCCAGCGGCACGCTCGCTGGAGCGCTGCTGGCTCAGCTGGGCCACCTGCGGGGTGTGTATCTCGTGGACATGAGCGCGATCGTGGCCCTAACGGCCCTGCTGCTCTGGCGCCCGCTGCCGCGGGCCCTGCAGGCCGGACGGTCCGGGGTGCCCACCATTCCCCTGGGCCAGTGGTTACCGGCCCTACTGCCGATGCTGCTGCTCTCGGTGGTGGCCACGGCGATCCCCGCGTTGATGCAAAGCGCCGTGCCCCTGGATCTGGTGCGGGGCGGGCTGGAGCGCGACGCCCAACCGGAAGCCATCAGCGCCCTACTGATTGGCATCCCCCTGGCCGTGCTGCTGCTCATTCAGTGGCCAGTGGGCCAGGCCATGGCGCGCCGATCGGTGGCGGTGGGCCTCGGTTTCAGCATGGTTTGCTTCAGCGGCGGCACAGCCCTGCTGGCGCTCTCAGCCCTCACCGACCACGGCATCGCGCTCGTGGTGCTGGCCCTGATGGTGCTGGCCTTGGGGCAGGCGGCCTTTCTGCCCACCTCCACAGAAGCGGTGGTGGAACTGAGCCCTGCCGGCCATGGCGGCCTAGCGATGGCGCTGTTCTCCCAATGCTTTGCCCTCAGCGCCTTCGGAGCGCCGCTGCTGGCGGGCCTGTTGCTGGATGGGCAAGGGCATGGGCTGGTGCTCTGGTTGCTGGTAGCGCTGGTGTGTGCGCTGTGCCTATTACTGATTGGCCCGATCCGCCGACGCGCCCACGTGAAAGCCTGA